From the genome of Candidatus Rokuibacteriota bacterium:
ATTGCTGCCCCGATTGCTCGGTATCTCACCAGTGAGCGTTCGCCGATATGCGCGTGCGACACGGAGCACGCCGGATGACGTAGCTGCACGGCTACACTGGCTAGCGCTTATCGTGGGTGATCTCACGGGAGCGTACAACGACTTAGGTGTTCGGCAGTGGTTTCATCGGAAGCGCGTGCAGCTCGGTGGACAGGCTCCCGTAGAGAAGCTCACTGGCACGTGGATGCCTGACGATCCGGGACCTAAGCATGTTCGCCAGCTTGCCTATGCACTCACCAGTTCGCCGGCCACATGATCCTCTTCAGGCATGTTGCACCAGCTTTCCCCTTTCTCTGGGAAACTCCAGATCAACCCCCCGGACGCTGGCACGGCGATGGTGAGGGACCAGTACACTACCTGGCAGATACGCCGGAAGGGGCGTGGGCCGAGTTCCTTCGTCATGAGGGAATTACACAACCAGACGAACTCGCAGGAATTCAGCGTGCTATTTGGGCAATCGACATTCCAGATGATCTCGTTGCCGCAGCCGCCGAACCGGCTTTACCAGAGGCGGACCTTCTTGGCGGGATGGTGACATATGTCAATTGTCAAGCAGAAGCGCGCAATCTACGGGCCGGCGGCATCGGTGTCCTTCGTGCTCCGTCGGCTGCGTTGCTTCGCGGTGGCGCACACGGTTGGAATGTTCATGGAGGACTGCAACCAGGTCCTGCCCGCGACGGCCAGGTAATTGTCCTCTTTGGTCTTAGACCAGACTTGCTCGCTTGGAACGTAGTGGAAGAAGGTCGTCCGGGTCCAAATCTCTTGCCTCGCGTCAGACCGCTTACTCCCTAGGGCGAAGCCGCGTCGACCTGTAGGAGACATTCACCTTAGACTCGCGATCGTCGGCCGTTGCGGAGCTCTTGAGGATTGCCAGTCTTCCGGCACCTTCGCTACTGCAAAGCTAGCACTGCTCACTGCCGTTGATAAGACACGCGGTCAGTTCAGCTCTTTTAATGTCCCGCTGCAAGTCATCGATACTCTCGGCGACCATGGTGGCAAGTAGACGGACCTTCTCGCGCGTAATGCACAGGGGTGGGGCCAACCGCAGCACGCTCCTGACGTCCCCCCGCAAGACTGGCCTACCGGGAGCGTGAGTTTTCCGGCAAGCTGAGCACCCCCCAGGGAAGGGGCTTGTCGATGAAGAAAGCCCGCTACACCGAGGAGCAGATCGCCTTTGCCGTGCGCCAGGCCGAGACCGGGACCGCCGTCGCCGAGGTCTGCCGCAAGCCCGGGATCTCCGAGCAGACCTTCTACCGCTGAAAGAAGCAGTACGCCGGCCTGGGCGTGGGCGATATCGGGCGGCTCAAGCAGCTCGACTCCCTGGGGGCTTGACACCGGGCCACAACGTGGAGTATTCCCTGTATATCGTGTATGCAAGAGGCGACTCATTGAAGCGTCGCATCCCGAAACGAGCGCGCCGGACGTCGTCGGTGCGCGGCCCCCGGCTCCTCCGGGACCTGGTGTACGACCGGGTCAAGGAGTGGATCATCACCGGCGAGTTCGTACCCGGCGAGTTCCTCGGCGAGGCGTCACTCGCCGATCGCCTCGGCGTCAGCCGCACCCCGGTCCGCGAGACGCTCGGGCACCTGGAGCGCGACGGGCTCGTGCAGATCGTGCCGCATCGAGGCGCCTTCATTCGCTGGCCGTCCCCGAAGGACGTGGAGGAGCGCTTCGACATCCGCATCGCGATCGAGACGCTCGCCCTGCGCCGCGCGTTCCCGAAACTCACGAAGGAGGTGCTCCTGGACCTACTCCAGCGCGTGCGTGCCCAGCGCGGCCGCATCGAGCAGGCGTCCTACCAGGAGATCGAGCAGCTCTCGATCCAGGTCCACATGGCGGTGCTCGAGGTGGCCGGCAACCGGCGCATCATCGACCTCACCCACCAGCTGCGCGAGCAGGTCTACATCGCCAGCACCCTCTATCGGAACCCGGACGGCACGGTGAGCCTGCCGCGCGTGCGCCAGGTCGCCGACGACCACGAGGCGATCATCATCGCGCTGCTCGACCGCAATCTCGAACGCGCCGCAAGCGAGCTCGAGGCGCATCTCGTCCGCACCAAGGACATGGTGATCGCGGCCGTGCAGGACGCGCAGCTCCAGACGACGACACTGGGCGCCGCGTCGGTGACCGCGGTGCGGCCCACGAGATGACCAGGCGACGGCGGGACTGTCGATGACCACGGTGTCCGAGCAGTTCGCCGCGTTCGCGCTCGATCTCCGCTGGGAGGACGTGCCCGACGACGTGCGCGCGCTGGCGCGAGGGCACTTCCTCGATGCGCTCGGGATCGCGCTCGCGTCCTCGCGGATGGACTTCGCCACCGCTGTTCACGGCGCCGCCCTCTCACTCGGCGCCGGCAGCGATGCGACCGCGATCGGGTTCGGCACGAGGCTGCCCGCGCCATCGGCGGCGCTGGTCAACGGCACGCTGACGCACGGCCTCGATTTCGATGACACGCACATCGAGGCGGTCTACCACGCGAGCGCGCCGGCGTTCGCCGCCGCGCTCGCGGCCGGCGAAGCTGCGGGCGCGGACGGTCGCAGCACGCTCGTCGCATTCGTCGTCGGACTCGAGCTCGGCTGCCGTCTCGCCGGCGCTGCGCCGGGAGCGTTCCACGACCGTGGCTTCCATCCGACGGCGCTCTGCGGGACATTCGCGTCCGCCGCCGTCGCGGCGCGTCTGGCGGTGGACGACCGGACGGCGCTCGTGAACGCGCTCGGTCTCTGCGGCAGTCAGGCTGCGGGGATCCTCGAGCTGCGCGAGTCATGGCTCAAGCGGCTGCATCCGGGATGGGCCGCGCACAGCGGCCTCGTCGCGGCGGCGCTCGGCCGTCACGGGTTTCGCGGCCCGGCGACGGTGTTCGAGGGGCCGCACGGCTTCTTCGCGTCACACCTCGGCCGCGTTCCGGACGGCTCGGAGTCGCCAGCTCACGAGCTGGGTACGCGCTGGACTGCGCGCGGCATCGCGTTGAAGCCGTACCCGTGCTGCCACTTCGTGCACGCGTTCGTCGACGCGGCGCTGGCCCTTCGGGAGCAGGTGCGCGGCGAGGACATCGAACGCATCGATTGTCCGCTGACTCCCCGGCTCCAGTCGCTCGTCGGCGAGCCGCGCGAGCGACGGATCGAGCCGCCGACGATCTACGACGCGCTCTTCAGCGTGCCGTACGCGGTCGCGCTCGCGCTCGTCAAGGGTCGCGTCGATCTCGCGGCATTCTACGACGAGCCGCTCGACGATCCCGCAGTCCTGGCGGTCGCCGCGAAGACGTTCTGCCCGGACGATGTCGCGAGCGACTATCCGAAGCACTTTCCGGGGGAGGTGCGCATCACGCTCAAGGACGGACGCACACTCCAGCGCCGGGAGCCGACGAGCCGCGGGACGCCGGAGCGACGGCTCGCGCCGGGCGACATCGAGGCGAAGTTCTTCCAGAACGCGACGCGTGCCGTCCCGGAGCGCGACGCGAAGCGCATCGTGGACATGGTGTGGGAGCTCGAGCGGCTGCCGGAGATCGGCGCGCTCGTGCGCGAGTGCGTGCGCCGGGGCTGACCCGGCGCGCGTCGGACAGGATCGAGGGAGGCGAGGGGATGGCGATCAAGCGCGTGCCGCGAGGCTGTTTCTACGACGACTTCACCGAAGGGCGTGTCTTCGAGCACCACTGGGGCCGGACGCTCACCACGGGGGACGGCCTGCTCTTCAATAACTTGACGATGAATTACAACCCCATCTACTTCAACGTCGAGTACGCACGGCGACTGGGCTACGACGGGATGGTGGTGGCCCCGCTGCTCGTCATGACCACCGTGCTGGGGCTCACCGTGGAGGATCTGTCGGAGGCCGGCGGTCCGTTCCTCGGCATCGACGACGTGAAGTTCCTGCGCCCGGTGTATGCCGGCGATACGCTGTACGCCCGCTCGAAGGTACTGAGCCGCCGCGAGTCGCAGTCGCGGCCGGGATGGGGAATCGTCGAGTGGCACACGAGCGGCGTTAACCAGCGCGGTGAGCCGGTGCTCGAGTACCGCCGCCGCAATCTCACGCGAAAGCGCGACGTCGCGATCGCCGCGGGGGGCTGACATGAGCTTTTTGAGGCCGGAGCACGAGGAGCTGAAGCGCATCACCCGCGCGTTCACGAACAAAGAGGTCGTCCCCATCGCGGACGCCCTCGATCGCGAGGAGGCCGAGATCCCCGCGCCGCTGCTCCAAAAGATGGCGGAGATGGGGTTCTTCGGGCTGCTCGTGCCGAAGGACTACGGCGGGCTCGGCCTCGACGCGCTGTCGCTCTGCGTCGTCACCGAGGAGCTCGCGCGCGGCTGGCTCTCCGTCGGCAGCGTCATCGCGCGCAACGTGCTGTGCGGCCACATCCTGTACAAGGCCGGGACCGAGGCGCAGAAGCGACGCTTCCTGCCGGGCATGGCTGACGGCGCGCTCCAGAGCGCGTCGGCGGGCACGGAGCCCGAGGCGGGCTCCGACGCCGCGAACATCAAGACGGTGGCGCGTCGGAAGAACGGCCACTACGTGCTGAACGGCTCCAAGATGTTCTGCACGTTCGCGAACCAGGCGCACGTGCTCTTCACCTACACGCGCACGTCCACCGAGCAGAAGCACGGCGGCATCAGCCTCCTGCTCGTCGAGAAGAAGCCGGGTGAGCAGTTCCAGCCGCCGCAGCTCACGGGCAACCGCATTCGCACCGTCGGCTACCACGGCATGAACACGTACGCGCTCTTCTTCGACGGGCTCGAGGTGCCGGCGGAGAACCTCGTGGGTGGCGTGGAAGGGCGGGGGTTCAAGCAGCTCATGCACGGCTACGAGGTCGCGAGGATCCAGTTCGCGTTCCGTTGCATCGGGCTCGTGCAGGCGGCGTACGAGGCGGCCGTAGCCTACGCGCAGCAGCGCGTGCAGTTCGGTAAGGCCATCGCGAACTTCCAGGCGGTGCGCTTCAAGCTCGCCGACATGGCGACCGAGATCGAGGCCGCGCGCCAGCTCGGGTACCTCGCGGCGGAGAAATTCGACCGCGGCGAGCGCGCCGATCTCGAGGCCGGCATGGCGAAGCTCTTCGCCGCCGAGGTGGCGCACCGGCACTGCTGGAACGCGCTGCAGATCCACGGCGGCTACGGCTACACGCGCGAGTACCCGGTCAACCGCTACTGGCGCGACTCGGGTCTGCTGCCGATCGGCGAGGGCACGAGCGAGATCCAACGGGAGATCATCGCCCGCCGCATTCTCGGCGAGAGATGAGGGGCACGACATGCCGATCACCGGGACGGGGAACTACGTCGAGGACTTTCAGGTCGGGGACGTCTACGAGCACGTCCGCGGGCGCACCGTCACGAACATGGACAACTACCTCGTGACGCACATGACCATGAACACCGCGCAGGCGCACTTCAACCTGCCGTACGCGAAGCAGATGATGGGGGGGTACTTCGCGGAACGGCTGGTCGTCGGCCCGTGCACGATCGCGATCGTGGTCGGGCTCACGAGCGAGGACATGAGCGAGAACGCCTTCATGGACCTCGGCCTCACCGCGATCCGCCTGCCGAACCCAGTGTTCGCGGGCGACACACTCCACGCGAAGAGCGAGGTGTTGGAGGTGCGCCAGAGCGACCGTCCGGACGCCGGCATCGTCCGGTACAAGTTCACCGGCTTCAAGGACGGTGGCGTCGTGGTGGCCGAGGGGGAGCGGACGATCCTCGTCAAGACACGCGCGGCCTGGGCGAAGGCCGACGGGCACGAGGCCTGAGCGTCATGGCGGGCGGGCTCGAGGGCATCACGATCGTCGACCTCACGCAGGGCGTCGCCGGGCCGTTCGCGACGCGGCTCTTCTCCCAGATGGGCGCCCGCATCATCAAGGTGGAGCGCCCAGGGGCGGGCGATCTGATCCGGCACTGGGACACGATCGTTGGCGGCATGTGCTCGGGCCACGCCTGGGTGAACCCCGGCAAGGAGAGTCTTGCGCTCGACCTCAAGAGCGAGGCGGGTCGCGAGATCCTCGTGGACCTCGTGCGGCATGCCGACGTCCTCATCGAGAACTTCGTGCCGGGCACCCTCGAGCGCTGGGGGCTGGTCTGGGAGAAGTTCCGCGAGGCCAACCCGCGGCTCATCTTCTGTCGGGTGTCGGGCTTCGGCCAGGACGGCCCGTATCGCGACCGCGCGGCGCTCGACCTGATCATGCAGGGCGAGACGGGGCTGATCCCGACGAACGGCGCGCCGGAGACGCCGGCGAAGATCTCGCTCTCGGTGTGTGACATCTCGGCGGCGATGTACGCGACCATCGCGATCCTGCAGGCCCTCTACCACCGCGAGCACAGCGGCCAGGGTCAGAAGATCGAGGTCGCGCTCTTCGACACGACCCTCACGTGGACGGGTTACTTCCCGTACATGTACTGGTACCGTGGGGAGTTGCCCAAGCGCGTCGGCCTTCACCACCACACGATGACGCCGTATGGGCCGTACACCGCGAAGGACGGCCGCGCGGTGATCCTCGCGGCCGGCTCGGGCGCCCGCGAGCTGTGGGAGCGGTTCTGCCAGGCGATTCGGCTTCCGGAGATCGTCGACCACGAGCGCTTCTCCACGAACAGTCTGCGGATGGAGCACCGCGCGGAGCTGGACGCGATCGTGTCCGCGGCGATCGCGAAGGAGGACCGCGAGTACTGGCTGGAGCGCTTCCACAAGTTCGGCGTGCCCGCGGGCGCTCTCAGGGACCTCGGCGAGGCGCTCGCCCATCCGCGCCTGCAGTTCCGGAACCTCGTCAAGGAGGTACCGAGCACCGCGGGCAAGGTCAAGGTGTTCGACTACCCGCCGGAGTTTTCGGAGCTCGGGTCGGTGAACGCGCTCGGGCCGCCGGCGCTCGGCGAGCACACGGCGCCGATCCTGCGCGAGCTCGGGCTGTCGGACGCCGACATCGCGTCGCTCGCCGCGTCGGGCGTCGTGGAGGTGTATCGGCCGGATTCGAAAGCGACGCGATGATGGATACGGCCGACCGGACTCTCACGCTCGCGGAGTTCGTCTCGGCGCTCACGCTCGAGCGGGTGCCCGCCGACGCCCAGGACCGCCTGAAGCAGTGCCTGCTCGACTTTATCGGGATCTCGGCGTTCGCCGCCGTGCAGGCCGAGTCGAGCGGACCGTTCCGGCAGGCCGTGCTTGCGCTCGCGCCGCGGCCCGGTCCGGGCACCGTCGTCGGCGAGGCGCGCGGCTACCCGTTCCAGTACGCGGCGCTGCTGAACGGCGCGTTCGCGCATACGCTCGATTTCGACGACACGAACCTGTTCGGCGCGCTCCATCCGGGCGCGCCGGTGATTCCCGCCGCGCTCGCGATGGCGGAGCAGGAGGGCGCCTCGGGCGCGCGGTTCCTCGAGGCGCTCGCTGCCGGCTACGAGGTCGCGTGCCGCGTGGGCGCTGCGCTCGGGCAGACGGCGTACGACCGCGGCTTCCACATCACCGCGGTGGCGGGCATCTTCGGCGCCGTCGCGGCCGGCGCGAAGGTCCTCGGCCTCGACCCCCCGTGCACGGTCGACGCCTTCGGCATCGCGCTGAGCCAGGCGGCCGGGTCGATGCAGTACCTCGAGAACGGCGCGTGGACGAAGCGCCTGCATCCGGGCTTCGCCGCGCACGATGCGCTGATGTCGCTCGCACTGGCGCGGGCCGGCGTGCGCGGAGCGGCACGCCCCATCGACGGCCGATACGGGCTGCTCACCGGCTACTCGAACGAGCCGACCCCGAAGCATCTCGTCGACCGCCTCGGCGAGCGCTGGGCGCTGACCGAGACGGCGATCAAGCCGTACCCGTCCTGCCGTCTCGCGCACGGCGCGATCGACGCTGCGCTGTCACTGAGGGATCGCGCGGCGGCGGATGCCCGCGAGCGCGCGGCCGTCGAGATCCGGCTCTCGCCGAAGGGATATCAGATCGTCGGCGAGGCGCTGCCGCAGAAGGTGCACCCGCGGAACATCGTCGAGGGACAGTTCAGCGTCTACTTCCAGACGGCCGTCGCGTGGCTCGACGGGCGGGTGGACTGGGCGAGCTACGACCGCATCGGCGACGGGCGCGTGCACGCGCTGATGGAGCGCATCCGCGTGAAGGCGGACGAGACCATCCCGTTGGCGGGCGCGGAGGTGGTGGTCACCGTCGATGGCCAGGAGCTGAGAGCGCGGGTCGAGCAGCCGCTCGGCGAGCCCGAGTGCCCCGTGTCGTGGGACCGGCTCGAGACGAAGTTCAGCGGTCTCGCGAGCGGCGTGCTCGGAACGGCGCGCGCGCGGCGCGTGATCACGACCGTGCGCGCGATCGAAGCGGAGCCGACCGTGCCCCGGTGGGCGCACTCGCTCCGCGCCCGAGGGCGTGGGCGGTGAGCGGGCGCGAGCGGCTTCGCAGGAGCCAGCTGGTCACGCCCGCGGCGACGTTCCGGATGATCGAAAAGGCCGCGGGGCTTGACTGCGACTCGCTGATCCTGGACCTCGAGGACGCCGTCACCCCGTCGATGAAGCCGGCGGCGCGCGAGAACGTGCGGAAGGCGATGAGCAATCTCGCGTTCGGCGACAAGGAGGTCGGCGTGCGGATCAACGGCGTCACGACGCCGCACTTCCTCGACGACCTCCTGGCGCTCGAGGGGCTCCCGGTCGACACCATCGTCGTGCCGAAGGTGAACCGGCCCGAGGACGTGGCGGTCGTGGACGTCCTGCTCCGGCAGCTCGAAGGGCGCGGGAGCCGCGCGGGCGTCACGCTCCAGCTCCTCATCGAGACCGCGATCGGGCTCGAAGCGGCGGCGGATATCGCACGGGCGTCCAACCGCGTGGTGTCGCTGATCTTCGGCGCGGGCGACTTCACGGCGGACACCGGGATCGCCTTCACGCCGCGCGGCCTCTTCTACGCGCGCGCCCGCGTCGTCGCCGCCGCCGCCGCGGCCCGCGTGCAGGCGCTCGACCACGTGCACCCCGCGATCCAGGACCTCGATGGCCTGCGCGAGGCGGCGCGGGACGCGCGCGAGCTCGGCTTCCAGGGCAAGTGGGCGATCCACCCGGCGCAGGTGCCGGTCATCAACGAGGTGTTCGCGCCGACGCTCGACGAGGTCCGCGAGGCGCGCAGGGTGATCGAGGCGTACGAGGCGGCGAAGGCAGGAGGCCAGGGCGCGATCACGGTCGATGGCGCGCTCGTGGACGAGGCGATGCTGAAACTCATGGAGCGACGCGCCGCGGCGGCGCGGAAGCTCGGGCTCTGGGACCGCGGCGGCCCGGTGCATTCATAA
Proteins encoded in this window:
- a CDS encoding CoA ester lyase, with amino-acid sequence MSGRERLRRSQLVTPAATFRMIEKAAGLDCDSLILDLEDAVTPSMKPAARENVRKAMSNLAFGDKEVGVRINGVTTPHFLDDLLALEGLPVDTIVVPKVNRPEDVAVVDVLLRQLEGRGSRAGVTLQLLIETAIGLEAAADIARASNRVVSLIFGAGDFTADTGIAFTPRGLFYARARVVAAAAAARVQALDHVHPAIQDLDGLREAARDARELGFQGKWAIHPAQVPVINEVFAPTLDEVREARRVIEAYEAAKAGGQGAITVDGALVDEAMLKLMERRAAAARKLGLWDRGGPVHS
- a CDS encoding MaoC family dehydratase, which gives rise to MPITGTGNYVEDFQVGDVYEHVRGRTVTNMDNYLVTHMTMNTAQAHFNLPYAKQMMGGYFAERLVVGPCTIAIVVGLTSEDMSENAFMDLGLTAIRLPNPVFAGDTLHAKSEVLEVRQSDRPDAGIVRYKFTGFKDGGVVVAEGERTILVKTRAAWAKADGHEA
- a CDS encoding MmgE/PrpD family protein — translated: MMDTADRTLTLAEFVSALTLERVPADAQDRLKQCLLDFIGISAFAAVQAESSGPFRQAVLALAPRPGPGTVVGEARGYPFQYAALLNGAFAHTLDFDDTNLFGALHPGAPVIPAALAMAEQEGASGARFLEALAAGYEVACRVGAALGQTAYDRGFHITAVAGIFGAVAAGAKVLGLDPPCTVDAFGIALSQAAGSMQYLENGAWTKRLHPGFAAHDALMSLALARAGVRGAARPIDGRYGLLTGYSNEPTPKHLVDRLGERWALTETAIKPYPSCRLAHGAIDAALSLRDRAAADARERAAVEIRLSPKGYQIVGEALPQKVHPRNIVEGQFSVYFQTAVAWLDGRVDWASYDRIGDGRVHALMERIRVKADETIPLAGAEVVVTVDGQELRARVEQPLGEPECPVSWDRLETKFSGLASGVLGTARARRVITTVRAIEAEPTVPRWAHSLRARGRGR
- a CDS encoding MaoC family dehydratase; protein product: MAIKRVPRGCFYDDFTEGRVFEHHWGRTLTTGDGLLFNNLTMNYNPIYFNVEYARRLGYDGMVVAPLLVMTTVLGLTVEDLSEAGGPFLGIDDVKFLRPVYAGDTLYARSKVLSRRESQSRPGWGIVEWHTSGVNQRGEPVLEYRRRNLTRKRDVAIAAGG
- a CDS encoding GntR family transcriptional regulator, with translation MKRRIPKRARRTSSVRGPRLLRDLVYDRVKEWIITGEFVPGEFLGEASLADRLGVSRTPVRETLGHLERDGLVQIVPHRGAFIRWPSPKDVEERFDIRIAIETLALRRAFPKLTKEVLLDLLQRVRAQRGRIEQASYQEIEQLSIQVHMAVLEVAGNRRIIDLTHQLREQVYIASTLYRNPDGTVSLPRVRQVADDHEAIIIALLDRNLERAASELEAHLVRTKDMVIAAVQDAQLQTTTLGAASVTAVRPTR
- a CDS encoding acyl-CoA dehydrogenase family protein — translated: MSFLRPEHEELKRITRAFTNKEVVPIADALDREEAEIPAPLLQKMAEMGFFGLLVPKDYGGLGLDALSLCVVTEELARGWLSVGSVIARNVLCGHILYKAGTEAQKRRFLPGMADGALQSASAGTEPEAGSDAANIKTVARRKNGHYVLNGSKMFCTFANQAHVLFTYTRTSTEQKHGGISLLLVEKKPGEQFQPPQLTGNRIRTVGYHGMNTYALFFDGLEVPAENLVGGVEGRGFKQLMHGYEVARIQFAFRCIGLVQAAYEAAVAYAQQRVQFGKAIANFQAVRFKLADMATEIEAARQLGYLAAEKFDRGERADLEAGMAKLFAAEVAHRHCWNALQIHGGYGYTREYPVNRYWRDSGLLPIGEGTSEIQREIIARRILGER
- a CDS encoding CaiB/BaiF CoA-transferase family protein; amino-acid sequence: MAGGLEGITIVDLTQGVAGPFATRLFSQMGARIIKVERPGAGDLIRHWDTIVGGMCSGHAWVNPGKESLALDLKSEAGREILVDLVRHADVLIENFVPGTLERWGLVWEKFREANPRLIFCRVSGFGQDGPYRDRAALDLIMQGETGLIPTNGAPETPAKISLSVCDISAAMYATIAILQALYHREHSGQGQKIEVALFDTTLTWTGYFPYMYWYRGELPKRVGLHHHTMTPYGPYTAKDGRAVILAAGSGARELWERFCQAIRLPEIVDHERFSTNSLRMEHRAELDAIVSAAIAKEDREYWLERFHKFGVPAGALRDLGEALAHPRLQFRNLVKEVPSTAGKVKVFDYPPEFSELGSVNALGPPALGEHTAPILRELGLSDADIASLAASGVVEVYRPDSKATR
- a CDS encoding MmgE/PrpD family protein — encoded protein: MTTVSEQFAAFALDLRWEDVPDDVRALARGHFLDALGIALASSRMDFATAVHGAALSLGAGSDATAIGFGTRLPAPSAALVNGTLTHGLDFDDTHIEAVYHASAPAFAAALAAGEAAGADGRSTLVAFVVGLELGCRLAGAAPGAFHDRGFHPTALCGTFASAAVAARLAVDDRTALVNALGLCGSQAAGILELRESWLKRLHPGWAAHSGLVAAALGRHGFRGPATVFEGPHGFFASHLGRVPDGSESPAHELGTRWTARGIALKPYPCCHFVHAFVDAALALREQVRGEDIERIDCPLTPRLQSLVGEPRERRIEPPTIYDALFSVPYAVALALVKGRVDLAAFYDEPLDDPAVLAVAAKTFCPDDVASDYPKHFPGEVRITLKDGRTLQRREPTSRGTPERRLAPGDIEAKFFQNATRAVPERDAKRIVDMVWELERLPEIGALVRECVRRG